A region from the Corallococcus silvisoli genome encodes:
- a CDS encoding cation:proton antiporter domain-containing protein has protein sequence MNTHMLAQLLVQLIVIIGVSRLIGRGARWLGQPLVIAEVVAGIALGPSLLGWLAPDAMHWLFPADSMPFLKMLAEVGLVLFMFLIGLELDPKLLKGRGHASVVISHSSIIVPFGLGAVAGALWLYRTLSDPSVPFSSFVLFMGVSMSITAFPVLARILTERGLLQSKLGAIAIACAAVDDVTAWCLLAFVVSLVRASNLAQAGLTTVFALLYIAFMLVLVRPFLARLGARVASREGLTQNVVAGTLLLLLASAWTTERIGIHALFGAFLFGAVIPKEGGLAAALVEKLEDVAVVLLLPVFFAFSGLRTQVGLLDSVQAWMTCGAIILLACLGKFGGSAVAARVTGLRWREAGAIGILMNTRGLMELIVLNLGLDLGVISPTLFTMMVIMALVTTFITTPLLRWMYPPEELARDQVAPAPDVALASASYTVLLCVSHGQAGPGMAVLSRALSGERNEANLYALHLLSPDRVLRTRGDEPADLTGGALAPLMGRAEKLGLSVRTLSFVSSEPARDICRTAQAKRADLVLLGWHKPLFSQTVLGGTVHEVMQEAGGTVAVLVDRGLSQVRRVLVPFVGSRHDRAALGLARRLFKQAGAEVTVLHVTSPEGGGAGRAQVDELFPSEESAAVKFKVVRHASPEEAALEEAKAGYDLVVVGLGAEWGLEDRLFGVQRERIVRDAPASLLLVRHPEGSTVLAATPEKAQAPRGEASDVTQPLGARS, from the coding sequence ATGAACACCCACATGCTCGCCCAGCTCCTGGTCCAACTCATCGTCATCATCGGCGTGTCCCGGTTGATTGGCCGGGGGGCGCGGTGGTTGGGCCAACCCCTGGTCATCGCGGAGGTGGTGGCGGGCATCGCGCTGGGCCCGTCCCTGCTGGGGTGGTTGGCCCCGGACGCGATGCACTGGCTGTTCCCGGCGGACTCCATGCCGTTCCTGAAGATGCTGGCCGAGGTGGGGCTGGTGCTCTTCATGTTCCTCATCGGCCTGGAGCTGGACCCCAAGCTCTTGAAGGGGCGGGGCCACGCGTCGGTGGTCATCAGCCACTCGAGCATCATCGTGCCCTTCGGGCTGGGGGCGGTGGCGGGGGCGCTGTGGCTGTACCGGACGCTGTCGGACCCGTCCGTGCCGTTCTCGTCGTTCGTGCTGTTCATGGGCGTGTCCATGAGCATCACGGCCTTCCCGGTGCTGGCGCGCATCCTCACGGAGCGCGGGCTGCTCCAGTCGAAGCTGGGGGCCATCGCCATCGCGTGCGCGGCGGTGGACGACGTGACGGCGTGGTGTCTGCTGGCGTTCGTGGTGTCGCTGGTGCGCGCGTCGAACCTGGCGCAGGCGGGGCTCACCACGGTGTTCGCGCTGCTCTACATCGCGTTCATGCTGGTGCTGGTGCGGCCGTTCCTGGCCCGGCTGGGCGCGCGCGTGGCCAGCCGTGAGGGCCTGACGCAGAACGTGGTGGCGGGCACGCTGCTGCTGCTGCTCGCGTCCGCGTGGACCACGGAGCGCATCGGCATCCACGCGCTGTTCGGCGCGTTCCTCTTCGGCGCGGTGATTCCGAAGGAGGGCGGGCTGGCCGCGGCGCTGGTGGAGAAGCTGGAGGACGTGGCGGTGGTGCTGCTGTTGCCGGTGTTCTTCGCCTTCAGCGGCCTGCGCACGCAGGTGGGCCTGCTGGACAGCGTGCAGGCGTGGATGACGTGCGGGGCCATCATCCTGCTGGCGTGCCTGGGCAAGTTCGGCGGCAGCGCGGTGGCGGCGCGGGTGACGGGCCTGCGGTGGCGGGAGGCGGGCGCCATCGGCATCCTGATGAACACGCGCGGGCTGATGGAGCTCATCGTGCTCAACCTGGGCCTGGACCTGGGCGTCATCTCCCCCACGCTCTTCACGATGATGGTCATCATGGCGCTGGTGACCACCTTCATCACCACGCCGCTGCTGCGCTGGATGTATCCGCCGGAGGAGCTGGCGCGCGACCAGGTGGCGCCGGCGCCGGACGTGGCGCTGGCCTCGGCGTCGTACACGGTGCTGCTGTGCGTGTCGCACGGGCAGGCCGGGCCGGGCATGGCGGTGCTGTCGCGCGCGCTGTCGGGCGAGCGCAACGAGGCGAACCTCTACGCGCTGCACCTCCTGTCGCCGGACCGGGTGCTGCGCACGCGCGGGGACGAGCCCGCGGACCTCACCGGCGGCGCGCTGGCGCCGCTGATGGGCCGGGCGGAGAAGCTGGGGCTGTCGGTGCGCACGCTGTCGTTCGTGTCGTCGGAGCCGGCGCGGGACATCTGCCGCACGGCGCAGGCCAAGCGCGCGGACCTGGTGTTGCTGGGCTGGCACAAGCCGCTCTTCAGTCAGACGGTGCTGGGCGGCACGGTGCACGAGGTGATGCAGGAGGCCGGCGGCACGGTGGCGGTCCTGGTGGACCGGGGCCTGTCGCAGGTGCGGCGGGTGCTGGTGCCCTTCGTGGGCAGCCGGCACGACCGGGCGGCGCTGGGGCTGGCGCGGCGCCTGTTCAAGCAGGCGGGGGCGGAGGTGACGGTGCTGCACGTGACGTCGCCGGAGGGCGGCGGCGCGGGGCGGGCGCAGGTGGACGAGCTGTTCCCCTCCGAGGAGAGCGCCGCCGTGAAGTTCAAGGTGGTGCGGCACGCCTCTCCGGAAGAGGCGGCGCTGGAAGAGGCGAAGGCGGGGTACGACCTCGTGGTGGTGGGCCTGGGGGCCGAATGGGGCCTGGAAGACCGGTTGTTTGGCGTGCAACGCGAGCGCATCGTGCGCGACGCGCCCGCGTCGCTGCTCCTCGTGAGGCATCCCGAGGGCTCGACGGTGCTGGCGGCGACTCCGGAGAAGGCCCAGGCGCCGCGGGGCGAGGCGTCGGACGTGACTCAGCCGCTCGGCGCGCGGAGCTGA
- a CDS encoding helix-turn-helix domain-containing protein translates to MHLGATLRLLRVDAGLSLRDLARRIGVSSAYLSRVENGVDAPPTQERLTAIARELDVPPALLMDVANRVSPYVAGYLEDVPAAGTLLLDIARRKLTGAQLARVRAFLDAEFPLREVRGDEPVPPLGPLLCAERVVVQLSCGDYEDALDVAAGRLASALPGVDAAALAEGLRQREGEAPSQVGNGVAVPHAFVAGAAPVAALVTLARPLKVDAPDGQPLRLVVALVDGHVGRARLMRLAHVARLAGRGLADRLHGAEEPQRVLETLEELEALR, encoded by the coding sequence GTGCACCTGGGAGCCACACTGCGCCTCTTGCGCGTCGACGCGGGCCTGTCCCTGCGCGACCTGGCGCGTCGCATTGGCGTGTCGAGCGCGTACCTGAGCCGGGTGGAGAACGGCGTGGACGCGCCGCCCACGCAGGAGCGGCTGACGGCCATCGCCCGGGAGCTGGACGTACCCCCGGCGCTGCTGATGGACGTGGCCAACCGGGTGAGCCCGTACGTCGCGGGCTACCTGGAGGACGTGCCCGCCGCGGGGACGCTGCTGTTGGACATCGCGCGACGGAAGCTCACCGGCGCGCAGCTGGCGCGCGTGCGGGCCTTCCTGGACGCGGAGTTCCCCCTGCGCGAGGTGCGCGGCGACGAACCCGTGCCGCCCCTGGGACCGCTGCTGTGCGCGGAGCGGGTGGTGGTGCAGCTGAGTTGCGGGGACTACGAGGACGCGCTCGACGTGGCGGCTGGCCGGCTGGCGTCGGCGTTGCCAGGGGTGGACGCGGCGGCGCTCGCGGAGGGCCTGCGGCAGCGCGAGGGCGAGGCCCCCTCCCAGGTGGGCAACGGCGTGGCGGTGCCTCACGCGTTCGTGGCCGGCGCGGCCCCGGTGGCGGCGCTGGTGACGCTGGCCCGGCCCCTGAAGGTGGACGCCCCGGACGGCCAGCCCCTGCGGCTGGTGGTGGCGCTGGTGGACGGCCACGTGGGCCGCGCCAGGCTGATGCGGCTGGCGCACGTGGCCCGGCTCGCGGGGCGCGGGCTGGCGGACCGGCTCCACGGCGCGGAGGAGCCCCAACGGGTGCTGGAGACGCTGGAGGAGCTGGAAGCGCTGCGCTGA
- a CDS encoding GNAT family N-acetyltransferase: MTDAELTSRLHTNLITFKRLQAERDSLRHLRLPGVDAFALPAYQDAHFQQVLFAHEDALAQALPAITDFYRGLGLSRWRVTLTPGQRDATRVLGAAGYRPDFTVVAMGAWLQELPDAEPGVPVESADGLDDLVEINVQAYGPEWRDILSVWQRPPRLPVHTVVAREAGRALSCGLAVDVADTAGVYLVATHPEARGLGLASAVMRGLISGARGRGCTATVLQSTPAGLHVYRNLGYRDIGLWEHWVPPGR; encoded by the coding sequence ATGACGGATGCCGAACTCACCTCGCGATTGCACACCAACCTCATCACCTTCAAGCGCCTGCAGGCCGAGCGCGACTCGCTGCGCCACCTGCGGCTCCCCGGCGTGGACGCGTTCGCGCTGCCGGCCTACCAGGACGCGCACTTCCAGCAGGTCCTCTTCGCCCACGAGGACGCGCTGGCCCAGGCGCTGCCCGCCATCACGGACTTCTACCGGGGCCTGGGCCTGTCGCGCTGGCGCGTCACCCTGACGCCAGGGCAGCGGGACGCGACGCGGGTGCTGGGCGCCGCGGGCTACCGTCCGGACTTCACCGTGGTGGCCATGGGCGCCTGGCTGCAGGAGCTGCCAGACGCGGAGCCTGGGGTGCCGGTGGAGTCCGCGGACGGCCTGGACGACCTGGTGGAGATCAACGTCCAGGCCTACGGCCCGGAGTGGCGGGACATCCTCTCCGTGTGGCAGCGGCCCCCCCGGCTGCCGGTGCACACGGTGGTGGCGCGCGAGGCCGGCAGGGCCCTGTCCTGCGGGCTGGCGGTGGACGTGGCGGACACGGCGGGCGTGTATCTGGTGGCCACCCATCCGGAGGCGCGGGGCCTGGGGCTGGCGTCCGCGGTGATGCGCGGGCTCATCTCCGGGGCGCGCGGGCGCGGGTGCACCGCGACGGTGCTCCAGTCCACCCCGGCGGGCCTGCACGTCTACCGGAACCTGGGCTACCGAGACATCGGGCTCTGGGAGCACTGGGTGCCCCCGGGGCGCTGA
- the gyrB gene encoding DNA topoisomerase (ATP-hydrolyzing) subunit B, with amino-acid sequence MEKTPATGAALAAPPAEYGTDSITKLEGLEAVRKRPGMYIGDTMTYGLHKLVYEVVDNSVDEALAGHCTDIDVIIHVDGSLSVQDNGRGIPVGPHPDPKFKGKDTLEVVLTELHAGSKFGNGAYKVSGGLHGVGVTCVNFLSEWFKVRVQRAGKVYEQSYARGVANGSPQEVGVTDKPGTLIHFKPDTQVMETVDFNFETLSQRLRELAFLNAGLHITIRDERTQKEHDFKFDGGISSFVEYLNKAKEALHDKPVYIKSEREGVSLEIAMQWNDGYDERIFTFANNINTHEGGSHLSGFKAALTRTLNSYAEKGGLWKDLKETPTGEDAREGLSAVISVKLSNPQFEGQTKTKLGNSEVKGLVEQMVNDQLATFLEENPPLAKKVVVKIGDACRARIAARKARETVRRKGVLDGGGLPGKLADCQSRDPHESELYIVEGDSAGGSAKQGRDRRNQAILPLRGKILNVEKARFEKMLTSAEIVTLITALGTGIGAEDYDPEKARYHRIILMTDADVDGSHIRTLLLTFFYRQMRELIDRGYVYIAQPPLYKVTRNKKDSYVKDERALNEYLLRIAAEHCRVKTPAGELGGAEFKALLEKVITYEERLEKQAKRRDARIVDALVQATNLRAASLVDDSAVEVELTAMREYCQRRMPEVVGRLATRLEQDAENQARRLVVTTDVNGSMRESVFDHAYLSSPEYLELVSLREAFHSLGRAPYRVQVDAGEVTAFSVQEVLAAVRKDAQKGLGLQRYKGLGEMNPEQLWETTMNPTTRTLLQVRVEDAVESDDIFSLLMGEAVEPRREFIERNALDVQNLDI; translated from the coding sequence ATGGAAAAGACCCCCGCTACCGGCGCCGCGCTGGCCGCGCCGCCCGCCGAGTATGGGACGGACAGCATCACCAAGCTCGAAGGGCTGGAGGCCGTCCGCAAGCGCCCTGGCATGTACATCGGCGACACGATGACCTACGGCCTGCACAAGCTGGTCTACGAGGTCGTCGACAACTCGGTGGACGAGGCCCTGGCCGGCCACTGCACGGACATCGACGTCATCATCCACGTGGACGGCTCGCTCAGCGTCCAGGACAACGGCCGCGGCATCCCCGTGGGCCCGCACCCCGACCCCAAGTTCAAGGGCAAGGACACGCTGGAGGTCGTGCTCACGGAGCTGCACGCCGGCAGCAAGTTCGGCAACGGCGCGTACAAGGTGTCCGGCGGCCTGCACGGCGTGGGCGTCACGTGCGTGAACTTCCTGTCGGAGTGGTTCAAGGTCCGCGTCCAGCGCGCCGGCAAGGTCTACGAGCAGTCGTACGCGCGCGGCGTCGCCAACGGGTCTCCGCAGGAGGTGGGCGTCACCGACAAGCCCGGGACGTTGATCCACTTCAAGCCGGACACCCAGGTGATGGAGACGGTGGACTTCAACTTCGAGACGCTCAGCCAGCGCCTGCGCGAGCTGGCGTTCCTCAACGCGGGCCTGCACATCACCATCCGCGACGAGCGCACCCAGAAGGAGCACGACTTCAAGTTCGACGGCGGCATCTCCTCCTTCGTGGAGTACCTCAACAAGGCGAAGGAAGCGCTGCACGACAAGCCCGTCTACATCAAGTCGGAGCGCGAGGGCGTGTCGCTGGAGATCGCCATGCAGTGGAACGATGGCTACGACGAGCGCATCTTCACCTTCGCCAACAACATCAACACCCACGAGGGTGGCAGCCACCTGTCCGGCTTCAAGGCCGCGCTCACGCGCACGCTCAACAGCTACGCGGAGAAGGGCGGCCTCTGGAAGGACCTGAAGGAGACGCCCACCGGCGAGGACGCGCGCGAAGGCCTGTCCGCGGTCATCTCCGTGAAGCTCTCCAACCCCCAGTTCGAGGGCCAGACGAAGACGAAGCTGGGCAACAGCGAGGTGAAGGGCCTGGTCGAGCAGATGGTGAACGACCAGCTCGCCACCTTCCTGGAGGAGAACCCGCCGCTCGCGAAGAAGGTCGTCGTGAAGATTGGCGACGCGTGCCGCGCGCGCATCGCGGCCCGCAAGGCCCGTGAGACGGTGCGCCGCAAGGGCGTGCTCGACGGCGGCGGTCTGCCCGGCAAGCTCGCGGACTGCCAGAGCCGCGACCCGCATGAGAGCGAGCTGTACATCGTGGAGGGCGACTCCGCAGGTGGCTCCGCCAAGCAGGGCCGGGACCGGCGCAACCAGGCCATCCTCCCCTTGCGCGGGAAGATCCTGAACGTGGAGAAGGCGCGCTTCGAGAAGATGCTGACCAGCGCCGAAATCGTCACGCTCATCACCGCGCTGGGCACGGGCATCGGGGCGGAGGACTACGACCCGGAGAAGGCGCGCTACCACCGCATCATCCTGATGACGGACGCGGACGTGGACGGCAGCCACATCCGCACGCTGCTGCTCACGTTCTTCTACCGGCAGATGCGCGAGCTCATCGACCGGGGCTACGTCTACATCGCGCAGCCGCCGCTCTACAAAGTCACGCGCAACAAGAAGGACAGCTACGTCAAGGACGAGCGCGCGCTCAATGAGTACCTGCTGCGCATCGCCGCGGAGCACTGCCGGGTGAAGACGCCCGCCGGTGAGCTGGGCGGCGCGGAGTTCAAGGCGCTCCTGGAGAAGGTCATCACCTACGAGGAGCGGCTGGAGAAGCAGGCCAAGCGCCGCGACGCGCGCATCGTGGACGCGCTGGTGCAGGCGACGAACCTGCGCGCGGCGTCGCTGGTGGACGACTCGGCGGTGGAGGTGGAGCTGACGGCGATGCGCGAGTACTGCCAGCGGCGCATGCCGGAGGTGGTGGGCCGGCTGGCCACGCGGCTGGAGCAGGACGCGGAGAACCAGGCCCGGCGGCTGGTCGTCACCACGGACGTGAACGGCTCCATGCGCGAGTCCGTCTTCGACCACGCGTACCTGTCGTCGCCGGAGTACCTGGAGCTCGTCTCCCTGCGGGAGGCCTTCCACTCGCTGGGCCGGGCGCCCTACCGCGTGCAGGTGGACGCGGGCGAGGTGACGGCGTTCTCCGTGCAGGAGGTGCTGGCCGCGGTCCGCAAGGACGCGCAGAAGGGCCTGGGCTTGCAGCGCTACAAGGGTCTGGGAGAGATGAACCCGGAGCAGCTCTGGGAGACCACCATGAACCCCACCACGCGCACGCTGCTCCAGGTGCGGGTGGAGGACGCGGTGGAGAGCGACGACATCTTCTCGCTGCTGATGGGCGAGGCGGTGGAGCCCCGCCGCGAGTTCATCGAGCGCAACGCGCTGGACGTGCAGAACCTGGACATCTGA
- a CDS encoding serine/threonine-protein kinase encodes MAEPSPQQFGKYVLVSKIAAGGMAVTYRARLTGAAGVTKPCVIKQILPHFVDDHDFVEMFISEARVAAGLTHGNIAQIFDFGEVEGQYFIAMELVHGQPLSKVLRRAARAGVGFLPQPLALHIASKLCEGLDYAHRHVGEDGQTLGLVHRDVSPDNVLISYEGEVKVIDFGIAKATSAVEAKTSPGTLKGKYPYFSPEQAQGRQDLDARTDVYAAGIVLYEMLCGRRPFEGEFVTVLPRIIQGDCLPPSAINPSIGEDLESIVAHAMAVDREARYQTAKDLSESLVEMLYRDTPRFTPTMLSQLMTYLFAEELAGEGRKVELPPTFKDQLAAWQTPSSEPSQGRARLPSSNGRPSSPGVVRPSSPGVTRPSSPGVSRPSSPGVRAPGSDAGQRPASEGGARRSSTSSSNQATTVRRSTTGVRRVTAGGTRETTGTGKRPLPPELPPEPDTDSGTEPTAMPRALPTFAAPRDTPVETAVAPEPPAPPEREAPRARTSADDARDKLAAEAAERERKRLKQVRLLSMVVFSVTAVVVLIGLLVHFLSPPEVVEGEGEPVVLWLTSKPEGASIVVNGRPVGNTPSRVIGAEQKTSHTIVITKPGYRAWTRRFTPNQPEVHLKAELEVAPGTTQMASEIPTTAVDAGAPAADSGSAAVAAAGVPGDDAGTAGPQDDGGSAAVASAEAQGDAGAGTEPAESDADHAMRIVDYPTRLLVLRPMYNALPLSEYPTATIDVSPGAAYSVWTDGSAALADGDGTTSGTLVYYAEGDVAADAAVGFINSSPRTIKGAKKLHFFALDDTGPEDNRGAIRVHLRQSAYIPPRSVLFEPEKNALQVKPRHQMLLRGLNPKSTYLFTVRDDFAEVRPGALGRVHTVLCVEKGPKAESVRSTHRLFETGKRYQVTGVNDLRCVFPDLHLGDNQGALDFDIVDVTNMSRKERAEALRGARSSER; translated from the coding sequence GTGGCAGAACCCAGTCCCCAGCAATTCGGCAAGTACGTCCTCGTCTCCAAGATTGCCGCTGGGGGCATGGCCGTCACGTACCGCGCACGCCTGACCGGTGCCGCTGGCGTCACCAAGCCATGCGTCATCAAGCAGATCCTCCCGCACTTCGTGGACGACCACGACTTCGTGGAGATGTTCATCAGCGAAGCGCGCGTCGCGGCCGGCCTCACGCACGGCAACATCGCGCAGATCTTCGACTTCGGTGAGGTGGAGGGGCAGTACTTCATCGCCATGGAGCTGGTGCATGGCCAGCCCCTGTCGAAGGTGCTGCGCCGCGCGGCGCGCGCCGGGGTGGGCTTCCTGCCCCAGCCGCTGGCGCTGCACATCGCCAGCAAGCTGTGCGAGGGCCTGGACTACGCGCACCGCCACGTGGGCGAGGACGGCCAGACGCTGGGCCTGGTCCACCGCGACGTGTCCCCCGACAACGTCCTCATCTCCTACGAGGGCGAGGTCAAGGTCATCGACTTCGGCATCGCCAAGGCCACGAGCGCGGTGGAGGCCAAGACGTCGCCGGGCACGCTCAAGGGCAAGTACCCGTACTTCTCCCCGGAGCAGGCCCAGGGGCGGCAGGACCTGGACGCGCGCACGGACGTGTACGCCGCGGGCATCGTCCTCTACGAGATGCTGTGCGGCCGGCGCCCCTTCGAGGGCGAGTTCGTCACGGTGCTGCCCCGCATCATCCAGGGCGACTGCCTGCCGCCGTCCGCCATCAACCCGTCCATTGGCGAGGACCTGGAGAGCATCGTCGCGCACGCGATGGCGGTGGACCGCGAGGCGCGCTACCAGACGGCGAAGGACCTGAGCGAGTCGCTGGTGGAGATGCTCTACCGCGACACGCCGCGCTTCACGCCCACGATGCTGAGCCAGCTCATGACGTACCTCTTCGCGGAGGAGCTGGCTGGCGAGGGACGCAAGGTGGAGCTGCCGCCCACCTTCAAGGATCAGCTGGCCGCGTGGCAGACGCCGTCGTCGGAGCCGTCCCAGGGCCGCGCGCGCCTGCCTTCCAGCAACGGCCGCCCCTCCAGCCCCGGCGTGGTCCGCCCCTCCAGCCCTGGCGTGACCCGTCCGTCCAGCCCCGGCGTCTCCCGCCCGTCCAGCCCCGGCGTGCGCGCCCCCGGCAGCGATGCCGGCCAGCGCCCCGCGAGCGAAGGTGGCGCGCGCCGCTCCTCCACTTCCAGCTCCAACCAGGCCACCACGGTGCGCCGCAGCACCACCGGCGTGCGCCGGGTGACGGCGGGCGGTACCCGGGAGACCACCGGCACCGGCAAGCGCCCCCTGCCCCCCGAGCTGCCCCCGGAGCCGGACACCGACTCCGGGACGGAGCCCACGGCGATGCCGCGGGCGCTGCCCACGTTCGCGGCCCCGCGTGACACGCCGGTGGAGACAGCCGTCGCGCCGGAGCCGCCAGCGCCGCCGGAGCGCGAGGCCCCCCGGGCGCGCACCTCCGCGGACGACGCCCGCGACAAGCTGGCCGCCGAGGCCGCCGAGCGCGAGCGCAAGCGCCTGAAGCAGGTGCGCCTGCTGAGCATGGTCGTGTTCAGCGTCACCGCCGTGGTCGTGCTGATCGGCCTGCTGGTGCACTTCCTGTCCCCGCCGGAGGTCGTCGAGGGCGAGGGAGAGCCCGTCGTCCTGTGGCTCACCTCCAAGCCGGAAGGGGCCTCCATCGTCGTCAACGGCCGGCCCGTGGGGAACACGCCCAGCCGCGTCATCGGCGCGGAGCAGAAGACGTCCCATACCATCGTCATCACCAAGCCGGGCTACCGCGCCTGGACGCGGCGCTTCACGCCCAACCAGCCGGAGGTGCACCTCAAGGCGGAGCTGGAGGTGGCGCCCGGCACCACCCAGATGGCGTCGGAGATCCCCACCACCGCCGTCGACGCCGGAGCGCCGGCCGCGGACTCGGGGAGCGCCGCCGTCGCCGCCGCGGGCGTGCCCGGGGACGACGCGGGCACCGCCGGGCCCCAGGACGACGGCGGCAGCGCCGCCGTCGCGAGCGCCGAGGCGCAGGGCGACGCGGGCGCCGGGACGGAGCCGGCGGAGAGCGACGCGGACCACGCGATGCGGATCGTGGACTACCCCACGCGCCTGCTGGTGCTGCGGCCCATGTACAACGCGCTGCCGCTGTCGGAGTACCCGACGGCCACCATCGACGTGTCGCCCGGGGCCGCCTATTCGGTGTGGACCGACGGCAGCGCGGCGCTGGCGGACGGCGACGGCACCACGTCCGGCACGCTCGTCTACTACGCGGAAGGGGACGTCGCGGCCGACGCCGCCGTGGGCTTCATCAACAGCTCCCCTCGCACCATCAAGGGCGCGAAGAAGCTCCACTTCTTCGCGCTGGATGACACCGGCCCCGAGGACAACCGCGGCGCCATCCGCGTGCACCTGCGGCAGTCCGCGTACATCCCGCCGCGCTCGGTGCTGTTCGAGCCGGAGAAGAACGCCCTCCAGGTGAAGCCGCGGCACCAGATGCTGCTGCGCGGCCTCAACCCCAAGTCCACCTACCTCTTCACCGTGCGCGACGACTTCGCCGAGGTGCGGCCCGGCGCCCTGGGCCGCGTGCACACGGTGCTGTGCGTGGAGAAGGGCCCCAAGGCGGAGTCCGTGCGCAGCACGCACCGCCTGTTCGAGACGGGCAAGCGCTACCAGGTGACGGGCGTGAACGACCTGCGCTGCGTCTTCCCGGACCTGCACCTGGGGGACAACCAGGGCGCGCTCGACTTCGACATCGTCGACGTGACGAACATGTCCCGCAAGGAGCGCGCGGAGGCGCTGCGCGGCGCCCGAAGCTCCGAACGGTAG
- a CDS encoding metallophosphoesterase family protein, with protein MSGGVRALGAVGLAAALLSSGCMRPGEDRAVRDTRVGQAEGDALTVEVEGGLASVRTLASGTLELWGQAPVFTVRVNAGAQARADWLFTVHNAMPGALLEAVDASGTPLAVVALPDAHPTVKAWRVALAPGTSARLTVAPPDWDTREPFRFAALADVQEALSKVGDIYARLNEDPTLRFIFFAGDLTEYGTREQLEEFQQRLEADSRIPLYATLGNHETFTDDAREYQRLVGRGSQHFVFRGVHFSLVDSGSSTVDPLAEEALDGWLEEARDAVHVVAMHIPPLDPIGVRGGGFAVRNEAAGLVGKMARAGVDLTLYGHIHSYYSFSNAGIPAFISGGGGAIPERFDGVGRHFLAVDVDPSVGVREVGLVRVD; from the coding sequence GTGAGCGGCGGGGTTCGTGCGCTGGGCGCGGTGGGACTGGCGGCGGCGCTGCTGTCTTCGGGCTGCATGCGGCCCGGCGAGGACCGCGCGGTGCGAGACACGCGCGTGGGCCAGGCCGAGGGCGACGCGCTGACGGTGGAGGTGGAGGGCGGGCTCGCGTCGGTGCGGACGCTGGCGTCGGGGACGCTGGAGCTGTGGGGACAGGCGCCGGTGTTCACGGTGCGCGTCAACGCGGGCGCGCAGGCGCGCGCGGACTGGCTGTTCACGGTGCACAACGCGATGCCGGGTGCGCTGCTGGAGGCGGTGGACGCGTCGGGCACGCCCCTGGCGGTGGTGGCCCTGCCGGACGCGCACCCCACGGTGAAGGCGTGGCGGGTGGCGCTCGCGCCGGGGACGTCCGCCCGGCTGACGGTGGCGCCGCCGGACTGGGACACGCGCGAGCCGTTCCGCTTCGCCGCGCTGGCGGACGTGCAGGAGGCGCTGTCGAAGGTGGGGGACATCTACGCGCGGCTGAACGAGGACCCCACGCTGCGCTTCATCTTCTTCGCGGGCGACCTGACGGAGTACGGGACGCGGGAGCAGTTGGAGGAGTTCCAGCAGCGGCTGGAGGCGGACTCGCGCATCCCGCTGTACGCCACGCTGGGCAACCACGAGACCTTCACCGACGACGCGCGCGAGTACCAGCGGCTGGTGGGGCGGGGCAGCCAGCACTTCGTCTTCCGGGGCGTGCACTTCAGCCTGGTGGACTCCGGCAGCAGCACGGTGGATCCGCTGGCGGAGGAGGCGCTGGACGGGTGGCTGGAGGAGGCGCGCGACGCGGTGCACGTGGTGGCGATGCACATCCCGCCCCTGGATCCGATCGGCGTCCGGGGCGGCGGCTTCGCCGTGCGCAACGAGGCGGCGGGGCTGGTGGGGAAGATGGCGAGGGCGGGCGTGGACCTGACGCTCTACGGCCACATCCACTCCTACTATTCGTTCTCCAACGCGGGCATCCCGGCGTTCATCTCCGGAGGGGGCGGGGCGATCCCGGAGCGCTTCGACGGGGTGGGCCGGCACTTCCTGGCGGTGGACGTGGATCCATCGGTGGGGGTGCGCGAGGTGGGGCTGGTGCGGGTGGATTGA